Proteins from a genomic interval of Methanofollis formosanus:
- a CDS encoding type II toxin-antitoxin system HicA family toxin — MTRLSMVSSDRVIRALKRAGFDFAPKRSRGSQVALTRVDESGRRLLVVVPRRGDLPVGTLLSVLQQADLPKERFLLLVREAIAVSS, encoded by the coding sequence GTGACGCGCCTCTCGATGGTCTCTTCCGACCGGGTCATCAGGGCGCTGAAGAGGGCCGGGTTCGACTTCGCACCGAAACGGAGCAGGGGGAGCCAGGTCGCCCTCACCCGCGTCGACGAGAGCGGCCGTCGCCTCCTGGTGGTCGTGCCGCGCCGCGGCGACCTCCCGGTGGGGACGCTTCTCTCGGTGCTCCAGCAGGCCGACCTCCCGAAGGAGCGGTTTCTCCTGCTCGTCCGTGAGGCGATTGCGGTCTCTTCCTGA